From the genome of Etheostoma spectabile isolate EspeVRDwgs_2016 chromosome 10, UIUC_Espe_1.0, whole genome shotgun sequence, one region includes:
- the nudt6 gene encoding nucleoside diphosphate-linked moiety X motif 6 — protein MAACGFALKLLPSVVTGRFCSRTPCPLRSAVRAFSCTVTRSQLHGVEGTGALTGKVDRFGGVTVNLADIGLPTDISESSFSILLQVSLAQWKTEGKVAVWLRVPISLSRCAAAASTHGFTFHHAKHDHAVLALWLGEGESRLPGFATHQIGVAGAVVDESNGKVLVVQDRNKTKNAWKFPGGLSDLGENIGVTAVREVFEETGVHAEFRSLLSIRQQHNHPGAFGMSDMYIICRLGPLTYDINFCTQECLRCEWLDLAELARTEDTTPITSRIARLLLHGLEHGFNKVDLSMEELPAVYSGRFYQLYHRQLPPTLKS, from the exons ATGGCTGCGTGTGGCTTTGCTTTAAAGCTTTTACCGTCGGTGGTAACAGGAAGGTTTTGTAGCAGAACACCTTGTCCTTTACGCTCAGCTGTCCGTGCGTTCTCGTGCACTGTAACTCGTTCCCAACTACACGGAGTGGAGGGGACCGGGGCTTTGACAGGCAAAGTAGACCGGTTCGGCGGAGTGACAGTGAACCTGGCGGACATCGGTTTACCCACGGACATCAGCGAAAGCTCATTCAGCATATTGCTTCAAG TTTCTTTGGCCCAGTGGAAAACGGAGGGGAAAGTTGCAGTGTGGCTTCGGGTACCTATCTCACTGAGTCGATGTGCTGCCGCTGCCTCCACTCACGGCTTCACCTTCCATCACGCCAAACACGACCACGCTGTGTTGGCCCTCTGGTTGGGGGAAGGGGAAAGCAGACTGCCGGGGTTTGCAACTCACCAAATTGGAGTAGCAG gGGCAGTTGTTGATGAATCCAACGGAAAGGTTCTTGTGGTCCAAGACAGAAACAag ACAAAGAATGCTTGGAAGTTTCCCGGTGGCTTGTCTGACCTAGGAGAAAATATTG GTGTCACTGCCGTTCGTGAAGTCTTTGAGGAAACCGGCGTTCACGCTGAGTTTAGATCTCTGCTCAGCATCCGGCAGCAGCACAACCACCCAGGCGCCTTCGGCATGTCGGACATGTACATCATCTGCCGACTCGGCCCTCTCACCTACGACATTAACTTCTGTACTCAGGAGTGTCTGCGCTGCGAGTGGCTGGACCTCGCCGAGCTGGCCAGGACCGAGGACACCACGCCCATCACGTCTCGCATAGCCAGGCTTCTGCTTCACGGCCTGGAGCACGGCTTCAACAAGGTGGACCTCAGCATGGAGGAGCTTCCCGCCGTCTACTCAGGGAGGTTTTACCAGCTGTATCACAGGCAGCTTCCCCCAACACTAAAATCCTAG